The nucleotide window GATAGTATAAGTTATTCTCTAAAATCGTAATTAtctttgtttccatggtaaaaTCTACTGGTAAATCAtttttacataatattttgtaaattgttattattagtattattgttattattatttatagtcAAAGACACGTCCGGGAAAGAGAGATGCGATACGCACAGCAACACACGCCAGAACAACGACGACGacagcaacagcagcagcagcagcaacaacaacaacaacaacatcaacaacaacaacaacaacaacaacaacaacagcaactaCAAGAACAAGAGCAACCAAATCAGCATGTGCCACCTGGCCGCGAGATCCCGGTTCCAGGACCACGGGCCGGCAACCGACGACCGCTTCACAATATTGTCAGGGAAAGTTATGAGGCATATCTGGTTCAAGTTATTATGCAGAGATTGCCCAGAATTTTAGATCAGATTGAGAGAACActtgaaaatataaacaattCTTTATAGAGTTATTTCACTTTATTGTCATTAAAAACAGGATATTTCATTCTCATATAATTCTGTTTGAAGTGCATTATTCGCGAATATAATATCTTGGGTCAACTTTGTATGAGAAGGCGTCCACACCCTACCCCTCCCCTCGCGCCCATTCTAGCTCCACCACTGTCTGGTTACTAATTATAGCGAGGCTTGGACATTTAAGGTCCGCCGTACACCACACACCCCTAGTCATCAAATCTCATCTCAATTCACACAGTTAAGTTCAGATTTGTTCAGATTTAACGACTGAAATTCCACCAATGTGTGCCTGAAAAAGTGCGATCGCAGTCGTAGAACCACGTGCACTGCTACGACTGTCCATGACTGCGTGTGTTGAGATGAGTCCGGGCGTGTTGTTTCGGGCAGTGTGTGCCACTGGCCTAAACAATGAGCGTGATTCATTGCAGCACGCTCGATTGTTGCTCCATTCCATATTTGAGACCAAAATAACGCGAAATACTAAATGACCGGGCGGAAGTCTCTGTTTTAACCAATTTGGAAAAAAACCTTTAAAATATAAAGgactaaaaatgcaaatttgtcaGCCTTTCAAAACCGTTTAGGAGGCGTGTTGAATGGAGGTCGCGGTGAATGAACTCTGTTCAATCTGTGTTCACTGTTATTCCTTGTATTTCAAGGACGGGAGTTTAACatggtgaatatataatgagagcGGGGCGCCAGCATTTTGAGGAACAACATTAGCTCGTTCTTTCCATGCAGTCAATCAgaaaaatgaatatgcaaatatttcgtcactttcgttcagaaaatcaagaaaaagaatGTGAACGAAAGGAACGAAAACGCTGTCGTcgttttcgttcagccaatcagaacaaAAGATTGCATACGAAAAGAACGAACGTTGCAGCGTCTAGCCAATCATAGGGCGTGTATCGTtcctttcgtttcgtttcgtcaTGCATTTAAGTTCGCTTGTGAGACAGAAACTTAGTGTAATTAGTTTCAGTAGATAACATTTTATAGGTAGCAAGATGAATCGGCAAATCATGCTTGATGTCACTGTCGCACAGGAATGTGCCACTTTTACATAACAATAG belongs to Ptychodera flava strain L36383 chromosome 17, AS_Pfla_20210202, whole genome shotgun sequence and includes:
- the LOC139115364 gene encoding uncharacterized protein, which translates into the protein MIRNFIDWMMAGAIDEESVCPRVLKSVTISILSMAAPTRTRTCICVREPEIAIIAEGYTIFGNNYNRIVEYVRGRGNELPSQIRQMYTTGTTVRLRRRIRDAISSRIADQRHVREREMRYAQQHTPEQRRRQQQQQQQQQQQQQHQQQQQQQQQQQQLQEQEQPNQHVPPGREIPVPGPRAGNRRPLHNIVRESYEAYLVQVIMQRLPRILDQIERTLENINNSL